In the genome of Xiphias gladius isolate SHS-SW01 ecotype Sanya breed wild chromosome 18, ASM1685928v1, whole genome shotgun sequence, the window cacatatacatatatacacacacacacacacactcatacacatatacatatatacacacacacacacacatatacatatatacacacacacacactcatacacatatacatatatacacacacacacacacactcatacacatatacatatatacacacacacacactcatacacatatacatatatacacacacactcatacacatatacatatatacacacacacacacacactcatacacatatacatatatacacacacacacacacacacacacacatatatacacacacatacacgataTCCTAACATGGAGACTTTGTTATGacaattggaaataaaaactatgcCCTCTTATgattttttcaagaaaaataatccTCACACTGCTAAATATTTCCCATGATTATAAATGCAACATACCGTTCAGATTGGCCTCATCAGACATAAActacttttctcttcccttcctctggcggcagaaacagtctgacattacttTCAACTGCATCACATATTCATGAGTTTGTTCATGATcagatcaaaaaaataaaaacgactCACTCTCTACTAAAAACGTATGGAATAATTCCCATTCTTATTTATAGacttacttttaatttttggaaatatttctaGTGTTTCTACAGATTCTTATTCTCTTCTAGTTATTAAGACGTTTTACCTTTTGTGCTGTCGCTACAACTTTCTTACAAATATCACTATTTCATATCCTGTCATATTAAGTAGGTCATTCATGATTGTCTGTTATGAATAACTACCAACTCTTTCATATGAACATGCTGGTAGTTGGACAGGTAAACCCAAAGTTAACACAGGTACTGGACTGAGAAATGAGAACACTTTGAAAAATTCTATACTAAACTTATTTCCTTGTCACTGACTTGCATAATGTCCCAACCCTGCAGTCACTCCAGCTACAGGAACTCATGGCCACATTAGGTTTGACATATAGTACAGCTGCAAAtactaattatttatttcattaattaatctaTTTCCTTAGTTCACTTATTAACCATTTATCTGTGTTGTctttaagcttttattttgtttgaccaatGACAATACTGTTTCTCACTCACTAAtcataaaaatttgatttagAGTTTGTGTTATACTGTGGTACTTTTTCTACTACCTAGTAAAGAAACTATGTATCAATATAATTTCTGATTTATTAAGTTGTGAATTGTATGAGCAAAGTGCAAACCCAACTTTTTTCTATGAGCAATCTTATCATTACTTCCCTGACAAAACCAACTGACTCATACCAAATTAAAATGGGGAACCACTGGCCTAGAGGCCTGTTTAAGAGGTGGCCTCCAAACTGCCAGGGGTATCTGGATTCATccagactgacacacactcacattttgAACATCCTTTCCATGTCTTTGATCTGCTTTCGGGAGAACTCCTTGAACTCGGTATAAGGGTTGAAGACCTTCATGCTGGGCTGGCAGTGCTCACCCTGCCCCTCGTTCAGCTCTCCTCGTCGCGTCAGCTTAGCGCCAAGCTCAGAGTCTGCGTTGGCCGTATTTGGTTTCTCCTCTGACCCATTCTGGTGTTCAGGGACGTCCACAGCAACAGGATCCTCTGCTCCTTCTTCAATCTGCAGCCGGCGACTGAGTTTGGACGAGAGCTCATCTGTGGCCATTTTCAAACTGGAGAGCGTTATCTAGCTAAGTATCTGTCTGAGTAGAGAAGACGTATATACAGCCGCCTGTCCAGTTGTTTCCCACCCTATATAGAATGTTTAAAGGGGTAGTTTTGGCAAATGAATCACAATTATAGCTTACTTTCTTATCTAAcgtttagttttaattttcagggcTCAAGCTCCCAGCTCTGTTAAATGCCTCCACTCCAGGATATTGTGTATTGCCTAATTAGCAACGTAGCGATCTGTAGCCgtgtcttcctcttcctcttcgtcgtcgtcttcttcttcttcttctttttcctctctctctctctctctctctctctctctctctctctctctctctctcctcctccttcttcttcttcttcttcttcctcttttcttctgcttcttcttctgacGTTTCTCGACGGTTGCCAAACAGCTTTTTGGTGCATTACCGCCACATTCGGAATCGGAGTGTGGATTGGAATGGTTCTTACGACTATACTATATTCTACTGTTAAGTTTGgttatttccaaaaaatgtaaatgtaaatatatccCTATATCCCACCTACCCTGAGCAattctgttattttaaattCGATGcgattttttttaagtctgtttttGAGAACCTGTCTTTATATGTTCTGCTGTTTCTTGTATGTTACAATACTCACTCATATCAGATGCATATTTACCAGTTATCCCAAGTTTGGTTTTTAGACTAGTGTGCCGGCATCTCATCCTCAAGATGATGTCTTCTTCCTATTTAGTTCTGCTAGTTTCTCTAATTTCTCCTACTTTCTTTTGGATAGGCTACTGTAGTAATGCCCACCTCTAGTTTCCCTGTTCCACTCCTCCTGCCATTTCTTTTCCATTCCTGATTTGATTATGCTTTTAACTTAAGCCTCACTATAATTAACTGTcataatcattttgtttatttgtctgccAATTCTTTTCCCTCCACCCATATATGTGCTGGAATCCAGATGAATTTTACAATTATTCCTGCTTTGTTAATTCTTGGAATAAGTTGACATATTTCCAACACGATTTTCTGTCTTGCTTCTGACTGCATTTTCTTGACAACAGTTAACACATTACTAGAATCCGAACCTATTAAAACTTTGCTAATACTGACAGGTTGTTTGCTAACTCTGTTGTTTGACAGTACATTTAAATCTGGAATGATGCATGCAACCCCTACTTTTTTATTGGCTACTTTTGAGGCTCCAGTGTATATTTCAAGATAATCAGAATAATATTCTTCTATGTATCTGCCAACTTAGTTCTTATCTATACTTTCCTCGTTATTCCATTCTAAGAGGTGCAGGTCAACCACTACCTCCTCTGATAACCGATGTGGCACTGCAGAGAATGGTACTAAGGGGGGTGACATTATATCCCCTATCCCTGTTCCATTAACTGTTCCTCTCCAGCCACTGGGGCTTTtgatctgtcatttttctttttcttggcaAGACCTTCTGAGTAGGATGATTCTCCTAATGGCCCTTTCAGTTTGCCCAATATGTTAATGCTAATTGAGTACTTGGGATATCCAAGTACTCAGTCATTCATTTCCATTTGCAAGGCTGATACTGAGGTTGTTTGTATGGCACCATAGCCATTTGATATTGAATTGTTTCCAAGTTCTTTAGTAACATTTTTGATGCAGATTGATAATATATGCAGCTATAGTCTAGAATTGCCCTCATTAACCCAATATATGtggttttcaaataaaactacCTGCACCCCACTCTCTGCCCCTCAAACATCTTACAATATTCAGTACTTTCTTTTACATATTTCAATGTTGTCGAAGTAAATTTTTTGTCGAACTTAACACCGaaatatttgaaacattttactctttttaagttttatcGGTAAGGTTAAAGGTCAATCTGGTCCCCAACgttcttttttgtgaaaaaattgCCTTTATTTTTGCCCCTGAAAATCTAAAACCCCACTCCACTACTTTCCATATTGcctcctgtattttttttaactataaaaTCTATACTCCTTCCCTTTCTTCACATAATCCCTAAATCTGCAAATAATGCAACACCAATAGACTTATCAACACTACTAAATACTTCATTTATcataactgaaaaataactggTCTGACTATACTCCCTTAAGGAGttccattttccattaaatACTTGGTACTATAATCTTTCCCTATTCTGGTATTCTTAACCCACCTATacattctccctcttttccccaTTTGATGTAAGTTTATCATTAACGCTTGCTACCACATCATGTCATATGCCTTCTcaacatcaaaaaataaagctacTAAACCCTGTTTATTAACTTGAGTTTACTTAATTTGATTTTTCTAGACTACTGGATCACttgtgctttttccttttctaaatCTACTTTTGTAATTCTTTAATAGTTCCTTTGTCTCTATATGATACCTTAatctttcatttatatatttttttcattatttttcctaCATGTGAAGTCAAAGCACTCGGTCTATAACTTTCTGTTAAACTTTGATCCTTACCTGGCTTACAAATGGGAATAATAACTGACTCTTTCCATTGAGTGGGTGAAAATCTCACTTCCCATATCTTATTATATAATCCTAATAATATTCCTTTACTCCTATCACTTAAGTTTTTTAGCATACAATAGCTTATTTGATCTTTCCCTGGCGTTGTCTTCCCAGACTGGCTTGTTgcattgtttagttttattatgtaaacatcatatttattgtatttccaTACTCCTTTGCATTCTGCAGTGCTTTTCCATTTCTtgcttttgctctctctctctgtctcttttcctcatTATCAGTAATATAACAAAGTTCCTTGCtaataattctgttttatcCTTACCTTTCATTATTAAAATTCCTCCATCTTTCATCATAGGATATCCATATTCTTTCCTATTGCCAGACCTCCACTTAATCATACCCCATAGTCTAATGTAGTTCTGCCTAGTGAGTCACAATACCTCTTCCAAAAATCTCGTTTAACTCTCTTTGCAATACTCCCGACTACTGACTGTATTATTTCATACTCAATTCAATTATGgaaattatgtgttttattcAAGACTTTAAATGccttattttgattttttttttaaattgcagtaGTGCATTCTTCTGTCCACCATGGAACtatctttttcctttaattaccttttttttggtATTGACTCTGCTCCTAGAATAATACTGCTTACTTCTGTTTTTAGATCATCAATTGCCTTATATCTACCTCCCTTAATTTTCCTTCAGTTATTATTCTATACTCATCCCAATCTACTTCTTCAAATTCcacctcctttctctctcatcctgtTTTATATCCCTTTCTACTCctatatgtataaatattggAAAGTGATCACTACCTATAGTGCTTCCTTTGAAAACTTCCCAACAGTTTTTCTGGCCAAAGACTGTGATACCTAAGTGAGATCTATCGCTGATTACCCTTCACCAAATTCACCCATCATTAAAACACACCAGTTCATTTTCATCTATTAGCTCCTGTAAGATTTCTCCCTTTAAATCTTAGCCATATTGTTCTTTGCATATTGAAATCTCCACACCAGATAATATTACATCTTGTTAgatctagctgtttttattaatcatgctAATATAAAGAGCACGCCAAAGATatatgctgtttgcacacagagtttattgtatgtacgtAGAAAGGCATTGGCTTCTGAAAACTGGCCATTCCGTAGGCGATGTCTTAAGGAGGACAGTTGATGGACACCATaccacaaacataaaagcaatATCTGATTACTCATGTAAGAactctttctgttgtgcaaagaCATAGATACGGAAAGAAcatcatatacaacaatattATGCACTACACCCATACTGGGTCATGTCTGATGgataagaaaaaacattcagaacaaGCTACAGgtgagggagtgcagggtttcttcctgtttagggcACTGTCTCTAGTGACTGTTGGAAGCCTGTGTTAGAAAGGAGGGACCAACTTATCTGCCAGCCAAGCGAGCGCTAAGCCTAAGCCACGGCGCCTCCCCAACGTTCTTGGctttgaaaaacctgtgtgGCGCTAAGTCAGACACCTTTTTTCTAGGAAGTTGACTACAGtgaactgcttgcagactgtggttttctgaatagaaatggtccatgtacatgttcaatttgattctctggtttgtaataaattgttaaactgagaaataactcatctcctggactctcttcccaaatcaacgAACGCTCCAACACTCTCCAATGTTTCAATAATGTTTCTAGTTTTCCTCTTTCTAGTTTTTGCATGggttataaaaaataattttctttcttgaTTCATATTCCAATAACTACTAGTTCCAATTTTTTATTGTGATTAACTGCCTTTAGTTTATGCTTTCTTTAAGATGTATCGTATGCCCTCCTCCATTTCAATTGTATCTATCTTTGTGTATGGTTGTAAATTTTTTAACAATGAAATCCAGAGTGGGTTTGAGCCACGTTTCCTGAAAGCAAATGACATCTGGTTTCCTTTCTATCTTGTCAATTTAGCCTTTAAACTCCTGTCCATTTGCTATCAGACTTCTGGCATCCCATTTAAGTCATAACACAAAGATTGCCTTGGAAAATTCATGCCAGCAAATGTAATAATCCAGAGCATTTTTAGGACAAAGGACAgtcttttcaggacagtgatgtacacattttggccagagaagagaagaggagtgaaagatgctatttttgtcaatctggaacaaccgtcACTGAAAAGgggaggtggtctgagacaacatctgtcagccacctacaacGCAGTTCTCAATTCACTCCCCAGACAACTGAACAtccatccacaccaggactcatgtgaccactcaactgatggcagggtgggtcaacgaTTCACTTGCcaccctaacgaccctcaaggtgttagcacccatccacaccttgacccatgtgatcctaacgactcacatgatgactgGGATGGTTAACGACTCttgtgacctcaacgactcacttttgttgctgatctcaccaaaggatatttacctggaactccccactagtcagttagaactgaagaaacctttcagatgagaggcgaaatgtcttcaagaacttcaagcaagtccagttgcctttgcatagcacttacagaataccatgacctggatgattgagaatcttcacagaaattacacattattgttttttttgagggaCATGAGAGTTATAGTTTGTATGTAACCCCTGTATATTGTCAGTATGTAGTGAacttaatttatgtatttactaGCTCACAGTATTTGCTTATTCCAAAAAGACTTCCTTACCTCGTGTAACTTGCATAAGTATTTCTACTGTTGATCTCTATGTAGTTATGATGCTGCCTATTTGCCCTATACCCCTAAAGAAGGTGAAGATGAAGATTAGCAGTACTAGGGTTCTGGCAATGTGATAAAGACCTCTGGATGTCACAAATAGAACTGACTCACCAAAAATAGTTAAGCTAGGTTTTTGAGAGGCCTCCAGGCTGTATCATGTAGTTATGAACTTACATGTATTAAATTACCCAGAAAGCTGCTTTGATCGTGAACATGTCAATACAAAAAGTCaattagacaaaaaaacattgttttacagtattaataaaattacaa includes:
- the LOC120804094 gene encoding EF-hand domain-containing protein D2-like, whose product is MATDELSSKLSRRLQIEEGAEDPVAVDVPEHQNGSEEKPNTANADSELGAKLTRRGELNEGQGEHCQPSMKVFNPYTEFKEFSRKQIKDMERMFKM